The proteins below are encoded in one region of Micromonospora yangpuensis:
- a CDS encoding prepilin peptidase, producing the protein MSLGVPFTAALLGALIGAVLPGAGRRLATPTSASPAAPPGRRPAPPASAPPASAPPASGPPASGPPASAPPASGPSRSAGDRPFLAGRVRVRRVPSWVPAATGAVVGAVVLGTLAAALDGDPGLPAVLAMAAVGLILAVVDLTCLRLPDPLVATAGLLGAAGLTAAALLAGTPGRLFTAVAAAAVCGFVQVLLALAPGSRLGFGDVKLGTVLGLPLGWLGWSTVLTGLVLPHLLNGLAVLGLLATGRVRRDTALPVGPALLAGTWLALLTS; encoded by the coding sequence ATGTCGTTGGGCGTACCGTTCACCGCCGCGCTGCTCGGTGCGCTGATCGGAGCCGTCCTACCGGGAGCCGGTCGGCGGCTGGCCACCCCCACCTCGGCGAGCCCGGCAGCTCCGCCGGGTCGACGCCCCGCACCGCCCGCGTCCGCACCGCCCGCGTCCGCACCGCCCGCGTCCGGCCCGCCCGCGTCCGGCCCGCCCGCGTCCGCACCGCCCGCGTCCGGACCGTCCCGGTCGGCCGGCGACCGACCGTTCCTCGCCGGTCGGGTACGCGTCCGCCGCGTTCCCTCCTGGGTACCGGCGGCCACCGGCGCCGTCGTCGGGGCGGTCGTCCTCGGTACCCTCGCGGCGGCGCTCGACGGCGATCCGGGGCTGCCGGCGGTTCTCGCCATGGCTGCCGTCGGTCTGATCCTCGCCGTGGTCGACCTGACCTGCCTCCGGCTGCCCGATCCGCTGGTGGCCACCGCCGGACTGCTCGGCGCGGCCGGTCTCACCGCCGCCGCGCTGCTGGCCGGTACGCCCGGCCGGCTGTTCACCGCCGTCGCCGCCGCCGCGGTCTGCGGGTTCGTCCAGGTGCTGCTCGCGCTGGCACCTGGCAGCCGGCTCGGCTTCGGCGACGTCAAGCTCGGTACGGTGCTCGGCCTGCCGCTCGGCTGGCTGGGCTGGTCGACGGTGCTGACCGGGCTGGTCCTGCCGCACCTGCTCAACGGGCTCGCCGTGCTCGGTCTGCTGGCCACCGGACGGGTCCGCCGGGACACCGCGCTGCCGGTGGGCCCGGCCCTGCTCGCCGGCACCTGGCTCGCCCTCCTGACCAGCTGA
- a CDS encoding metallophosphoesterase, giving the protein MLAVLGFVGTLALVTGLIHFYLWRRLVRDTTRPGRARRVGGVLFLVLALLVPATLIGTNAGLYWLAWPGYLWLAVMFYLLVVLFLLELPMLVARQVLRRRPITTGPAPTGPSDPVPASAEPANPGPASAAPTGVGAEPSQAGTDRPTAAGSPGSRATAVADPPATGGAGLPTAADPVPPAVTATDPPPAGGTGSADPPSAGSDGRQVADHDPHRRLLLARGAAIFAGLTATGLVGYGVRTATGPPELDRVQIPLAKLPRSMDGLRIATVSDIHLGPLRGRVHTERMVAAINRLDADLVAVVGDLVDGTVAELGEAAAPLRDIQSRYGNFFVTGNHEYYSGVEEWVTEVDRLGLRVLQNQRQEIQARGGVLDLAGVNDVSADGVGVAAPPDYAAALGDRDPSRPVVLLAHQPVAAFEAAKFDVDLQLSGHTHGGQIVPFNLLVRLEQPVVSGLGEVDGTKVYVTNGAGFWGPPVRVGANPQITLVELRSA; this is encoded by the coding sequence GTGTTAGCGGTCCTGGGGTTCGTGGGCACCCTTGCGCTGGTCACCGGCCTGATCCACTTCTATCTGTGGCGGCGCCTGGTGCGCGACACCACCCGGCCCGGCCGCGCCCGGCGGGTCGGTGGTGTGCTGTTCCTGGTACTGGCGCTGCTGGTGCCGGCGACCCTGATCGGCACCAACGCCGGCCTCTACTGGCTCGCCTGGCCCGGGTACCTCTGGCTCGCGGTGATGTTCTACCTGCTGGTCGTCCTGTTCCTACTGGAGCTGCCGATGCTGGTCGCCCGGCAGGTGCTGCGCCGCCGCCCGATCACCACCGGTCCGGCCCCGACCGGACCGAGCGATCCGGTGCCGGCCTCCGCCGAGCCGGCGAACCCGGGGCCGGCCTCCGCCGCGCCGACCGGCGTCGGAGCCGAGCCGTCGCAGGCCGGCACCGACCGGCCGACCGCCGCTGGTTCGCCCGGCAGCCGGGCCACCGCCGTCGCCGACCCGCCGGCCACCGGCGGCGCCGGCCTGCCGACCGCCGCCGATCCGGTGCCGCCGGCCGTCACCGCCACCGATCCGCCGCCGGCCGGCGGTACCGGGTCGGCCGATCCGCCCTCCGCCGGCTCCGACGGCCGGCAGGTCGCCGACCACGACCCGCACCGGCGGCTGCTGCTGGCCCGGGGAGCGGCGATCTTCGCCGGGCTCACCGCCACCGGCCTGGTCGGATACGGCGTACGCACCGCGACCGGCCCACCGGAGCTGGACCGGGTCCAGATCCCGCTGGCCAAGCTGCCCCGGAGCATGGACGGCCTGCGGATCGCCACCGTCAGCGACATCCACCTCGGGCCACTGCGCGGGCGGGTGCACACCGAGCGGATGGTCGCGGCGATCAACCGGCTCGACGCCGACCTGGTCGCGGTCGTCGGTGACCTGGTCGACGGCACGGTCGCCGAGCTGGGTGAGGCGGCGGCACCACTGCGGGACATCCAGTCGCGGTACGGCAACTTCTTCGTCACCGGCAACCACGAGTACTACTCCGGCGTCGAGGAGTGGGTGACCGAGGTGGATCGGCTGGGTCTGCGCGTGCTGCAGAACCAGCGACAGGAGATCCAGGCCCGGGGTGGGGTCCTCGACCTGGCCGGGGTCAACGACGTCAGCGCCGACGGGGTCGGGGTGGCCGCCCCGCCGGACTACGCCGCCGCGCTCGGCGACCGGGACCCGAGCCGACCGGTGGTGCTGCTGGCCCACCAGCCGGTGGCGGCGTTCGAGGCCGCGAAGTTCGACGTCGACCTGCAGCTCTCCGGGCACACCCACGGTGGTCAGATCGTCCCGTTCAACCTGCTGGTCCGGCTGGAGCAGCCGGTGGTCTCGGGCCTGGGCGAGGTCGACGGCACCAAGGTCTACGTCACCAACGGGGCCGGATTCTGGGGCCCGCCGGTGCGGGTCGGCGCCAACCCCCAGATCACCCTGGTGGAGCTGCGCTCCGCCTGA
- a CDS encoding ATP-binding protein, with amino-acid sequence MDPVRNPYAPGAGQRPPELAGRGRELDVFDIVLERIARGRPERSLMLTGLRGVGKTVLLNTLRSQAIGKLWGSGKIEARPDQSLRRPVAAALHMAVRELAPRHRAPDRIDGFLGVLKAFAQRDAPGGRGGSPPKLRDRWQPGIDVPASSGRADSGDIEIDLVELLTDAAAVASDVGTGIAVFIDEMQDLGAEDVSALCAACHELSQLGAPLIVVGAGLPHLPAVLSAAKSYSERLFRYQRIDRLDRIAADQALCAPAEREQVEYEQKALDLLYESSGGYPYFVQAYGKATWDHAPRSPITAADVRVAAPEAEAELAVGFFGSRYERATPAEREYMRAMASLSGAAGESGAEPRDDMDAAVPTAEIARSLDRKPASLSPARDALIKKGLIYSGERGTVAFTVPHFGRYLRTQPA; translated from the coding sequence GTGGATCCGGTCCGCAACCCGTACGCACCCGGTGCCGGCCAGCGCCCGCCCGAGCTGGCCGGGCGCGGGCGCGAGCTGGACGTGTTCGACATCGTGCTGGAACGCATCGCCCGGGGGCGGCCCGAGCGCAGCCTGATGCTGACCGGGCTGCGCGGGGTGGGCAAGACCGTACTGCTCAACACGCTGCGCTCGCAGGCCATCGGGAAGCTCTGGGGTAGCGGCAAGATCGAGGCCCGTCCGGACCAGTCGCTGCGTCGACCGGTGGCCGCCGCCCTGCACATGGCGGTGCGGGAACTCGCCCCGCGGCACCGGGCCCCGGACCGGATCGACGGCTTCCTCGGCGTGCTGAAGGCCTTCGCCCAGCGGGACGCGCCGGGCGGACGCGGTGGCAGCCCGCCCAAGCTGCGCGACCGCTGGCAACCCGGCATCGACGTACCGGCCAGCAGTGGCCGGGCCGACTCCGGTGACATCGAGATCGACCTGGTCGAGCTGCTCACCGACGCGGCGGCGGTGGCCAGCGACGTCGGCACCGGCATCGCGGTCTTCATCGACGAGATGCAGGACCTCGGTGCCGAGGACGTCTCGGCGCTCTGTGCCGCCTGCCACGAGTTGTCGCAGCTCGGCGCGCCACTGATCGTGGTCGGCGCCGGCCTGCCGCACCTGCCGGCCGTGCTCAGCGCCGCCAAGTCGTACTCCGAGCGGCTCTTCCGGTACCAGCGCATCGACCGGCTCGACCGGATCGCCGCCGACCAGGCGCTCTGCGCGCCGGCCGAGCGGGAGCAGGTCGAGTACGAGCAGAAGGCGCTGGACCTGCTCTACGAGTCCTCCGGCGGGTACCCGTACTTCGTCCAGGCCTACGGGAAGGCGACCTGGGACCACGCCCCGCGGTCGCCGATCACCGCGGCCGACGTCCGGGTGGCCGCCCCGGAGGCCGAGGCCGAGTTGGCGGTGGGGTTCTTCGGGTCCCGCTACGAGCGGGCCACGCCGGCGGAACGGGAGTACATGCGGGCGATGGCCAGCCTCTCCGGTGCGGCCGGCGAGAGCGGCGCCGAACCGCGGGACGACATGGACGCGGCGGTGCCGACCGCCGAGATCGCCCGCTCCCTGGACCGGAAACCGGCAAGCCTCTCCCCGGCCCGGGACGCGCTGATCAAGAAGGGGTTGATCTACTCGGGCGAGCGGGGCACGGTCGCCTTCACCGTCCCGCACTTCGGCCGGTACCTCCGCACCCAGCCGGCCTGA
- a CDS encoding UvrD-helicase domain-containing protein: MPPFSSVPPGGLPPFVADLHIHSKYSRACSRDLTLPNLSWWARRKGIGVLGTGDFTHPAWYDHLRENLTPAEPGLYRLGPEAEREVARQLPPRLADAAEADPVRFMLSVEISTIYKRDDRTRKVHHLVYLPDLDAVQRFNAALARIGNIASDGRPILGLDSRDLLEITLEASPDGYLVPAHIWTPWFSALGSKSGFDAIADCYADLAGHIFAVETGLSSDPAMNWRVGSLDGYQLVSNSDAHSPPALGREATVLACGRDYFAIREALRTGAGLAGTIEFFPEEGKYHADGHRLCGVNWSPAQTRAAGGSCPECGKPLTVGVLSRVEELADRPDGYRPDHAREVTHLVPLAEILGELNGVGPKSKKVGGKLNELVAALGPELSILTTVELDEIGRVGGELLAEGIRRLRRGEVRRVPGYDGEYGVITLFAPEELRSPTDTQAETLFDVPVPAQRVPTEPAPRPKPKRPTAAKAEPRRRAAPQPPPPPPIPAQPSPHEPFEPMLAGMEEVGTGLLDRLDAMQRVAASAPGGPLLIVAGPGTGKTRTLTHRIAYLCAELNVFPEQCLAITFTRRAAEELRHRLDGLLGPVAEDVTVGTFHSLGLSILRENTKAAGLPTGFRIADDTERTVARTEAGDDPVRYRALLRKQDLVDLDELLTLPVELLRADRKLAQRYRNRWQWIFVDEYQDVDAVQYELLRLLSPADGNLCAIGDPDQAIYSFRGADVGYFLRFSQDFTDARLVRLNRNYRSSAPILAAAVQAIAPSSLVRGRRLDPARLDPEAPLVGRYFASSVADEADFLVRTIDELVGGLSHRSLDSGRIDGRATTLSFADIAVLYRTDAQAAPIMDALARANIPVQKRSHDRLRDRPGVAALARELRHADGLDGALTARVRLAGQVLADRFSVPTLDSPGGVRPEDVRSAVDLLMPLARRCGDDLPLFLSQLATGAEVDAMDPRAQAVTLLTLHAAKGLEFPVVFLVGAEDGLLPLRWPGSVPDDEAVAEERRLFFVGLTRAQDRLYVTHAARRARHGPERDCAPSPFLDAIDPGLFERFGESEPRRPRDRQLRLI, translated from the coding sequence GTGCCTCCGTTCAGCTCCGTACCCCCCGGTGGCCTGCCGCCATTCGTCGCGGACCTGCACATCCACTCGAAGTACTCCCGCGCGTGCAGCCGCGACCTGACCCTGCCCAATCTCAGCTGGTGGGCCCGGCGCAAGGGCATCGGCGTGCTCGGCACCGGCGACTTCACCCACCCCGCCTGGTACGACCACCTGCGGGAGAACCTGACACCGGCCGAGCCCGGCCTGTACCGGCTCGGCCCGGAGGCGGAACGGGAGGTGGCCCGGCAACTGCCGCCCCGGCTGGCCGACGCGGCGGAGGCCGACCCGGTCCGGTTCATGCTCAGCGTGGAGATCTCCACCATCTACAAGCGGGACGACCGCACCCGTAAGGTGCACCACCTGGTCTACCTGCCCGACCTGGACGCGGTACAGCGGTTCAACGCCGCCCTGGCCCGGATCGGCAACATCGCCTCCGACGGCCGCCCGATCCTCGGGCTGGACTCCCGGGACCTGCTGGAGATCACCCTGGAGGCGAGTCCGGACGGGTACCTGGTGCCGGCGCACATCTGGACCCCGTGGTTCTCCGCGCTGGGCTCCAAGTCGGGCTTCGACGCGATCGCCGACTGCTACGCCGACCTGGCCGGGCACATCTTCGCGGTGGAGACCGGGCTCTCCTCCGACCCGGCGATGAACTGGCGGGTCGGCAGCCTCGACGGGTACCAACTGGTCTCCAACTCCGACGCCCACTCCCCGCCAGCGCTCGGCCGGGAGGCGACCGTACTGGCCTGCGGGCGGGACTACTTCGCGATCCGGGAGGCGCTGCGCACCGGCGCCGGGCTGGCCGGGACCATCGAGTTCTTCCCCGAGGAGGGCAAGTACCACGCCGACGGGCACCGGCTCTGCGGGGTCAACTGGTCCCCGGCGCAGACCCGCGCGGCCGGTGGCAGCTGCCCGGAGTGCGGCAAGCCGCTCACCGTCGGCGTGTTGAGCCGGGTCGAGGAGCTGGCCGACCGGCCCGACGGGTACCGCCCCGACCACGCCCGGGAGGTCACCCACCTGGTGCCGCTGGCCGAGATCCTCGGCGAACTCAACGGGGTGGGGCCGAAGTCCAAGAAGGTCGGTGGCAAGCTCAACGAGCTGGTCGCCGCGCTCGGCCCGGAGCTGTCCATCCTCACCACCGTCGAGCTGGACGAGATCGGCCGGGTCGGCGGTGAGCTGCTCGCCGAGGGCATCCGCCGGTTGCGGCGCGGCGAGGTCCGCCGGGTGCCGGGCTACGACGGCGAGTACGGCGTGATCACCCTCTTCGCCCCGGAGGAGCTGCGTTCGCCGACCGACACCCAGGCGGAGACGCTGTTCGACGTACCGGTGCCGGCGCAGCGGGTGCCGACGGAGCCGGCGCCGAGGCCGAAGCCCAAGCGCCCGACGGCGGCGAAGGCCGAGCCGAGGCGTCGGGCCGCGCCGCAGCCCCCGCCGCCCCCACCGATCCCCGCGCAGCCCTCGCCGCACGAGCCGTTCGAGCCGATGCTGGCCGGCATGGAGGAGGTCGGCACCGGGTTGCTGGACCGGTTGGACGCGATGCAGCGGGTGGCCGCCTCCGCGCCGGGTGGGCCGCTGCTGATCGTCGCCGGTCCGGGCACCGGCAAGACCCGGACGCTCACCCACCGGATCGCCTACCTCTGCGCCGAGCTGAACGTCTTCCCGGAACAGTGCCTGGCGATCACCTTCACCCGACGGGCCGCCGAGGAGCTGCGGCACCGCCTCGACGGCCTGCTCGGACCGGTCGCCGAGGACGTCACCGTGGGCACGTTCCACTCGCTGGGGCTGAGCATCCTGCGGGAGAACACCAAGGCGGCCGGCCTGCCGACCGGCTTCCGGATCGCCGACGACACCGAACGGACGGTAGCCCGGACCGAGGCCGGCGACGATCCGGTCCGCTACCGCGCACTGCTGCGCAAGCAGGACCTGGTCGACCTGGACGAGCTGCTCACGCTGCCGGTGGAGCTGCTGCGGGCGGACCGGAAGCTGGCGCAGCGGTACCGCAACCGCTGGCAGTGGATCTTCGTCGACGAGTACCAGGACGTCGACGCGGTCCAGTACGAGCTGCTGCGGCTGCTCAGCCCCGCCGACGGCAACCTCTGCGCGATCGGGGACCCGGACCAGGCGATCTACTCGTTCCGCGGGGCCGACGTCGGCTACTTCCTGCGGTTCTCGCAGGACTTCACGGACGCCCGGCTGGTCCGGCTGAACCGCAACTACCGGTCGTCGGCACCGATCCTGGCCGCCGCGGTGCAGGCCATCGCACCGTCCTCGCTGGTCCGGGGACGTCGCCTCGACCCGGCCCGGCTGGACCCGGAGGCCCCGCTGGTCGGGCGCTACTTCGCCAGCTCCGTCGCCGACGAGGCCGACTTCCTGGTCCGTACCATCGACGAGCTGGTCGGCGGGCTCTCCCACCGGTCGCTGGACTCGGGCCGCATCGACGGCCGCGCGACGACGCTCTCCTTCGCCGACATCGCCGTGCTGTACCGCACCGACGCCCAGGCCGCACCGATCATGGACGCGCTCGCCCGGGCGAACATCCCGGTGCAGAAGCGCTCACACGACCGGCTGCGGGACCGGCCGGGCGTGGCCGCGCTCGCCCGCGAGTTGCGGCACGCCGACGGGCTGGACGGCGCGTTGACCGCCCGGGTACGGCTGGCCGGGCAGGTGCTCGCGGACCGCTTCTCGGTGCCCACCCTGGACTCCCCCGGCGGCGTACGCCCGGAGGACGTGCGCTCGGCGGTGGACCTGCTCATGCCGCTGGCCAGACGCTGCGGCGACGACCTGCCGTTGTTCCTGTCCCAGCTGGCCACCGGTGCCGAGGTGGACGCGATGGATCCGCGTGCCCAGGCGGTCACCCTGCTCACCCTGCACGCCGCGAAGGGGCTGGAGTTCCCGGTGGTATTCCTGGTCGGCGCGGAGGACGGCCTGCTGCCGCTGCGCTGGCCCGGATCCGTCCCCGACGACGAGGCGGTCGCCGAGGAACGCCGACTCTTCTTCGTCGGACTGACCCGGGCCCAGGACCGGCTCTACGTGACCCATGCCGCCCGGCGGGCCCGGCACGGCCCGGAACGGGACTGCGCCCCCTCGCCCTTCCTGGACGCCATCGACCCGGGCCTGTTCGAACGGTTCGGTGAGAGCGAACCCCGCCGCCCCCGCGACCGCCAACTCCGCCTCATCTGA
- a CDS encoding DoxX family protein, with protein sequence MKPVRSLARVMLSGIFVVSGARNLQNPGRVVPAAKPVTDRVAPLIERNWPGAPTDTETLVRVNAGVQLTAGLLLASGRLTRPAALVLAGTLVPTTAAGHPFWNTDDPAARAQNQIHFLKNLGLFGGLLLAAADTEGRPGLRWRAGHRIGHSRRSVERAVRTARREAKIAVRSAATARRLPG encoded by the coding sequence ATGAAACCCGTGCGTTCCCTCGCCCGTGTCATGTTGAGCGGCATCTTCGTGGTCAGCGGTGCCCGTAACCTGCAGAACCCCGGCCGGGTGGTACCGGCGGCCAAGCCGGTGACCGACCGGGTCGCCCCGCTGATCGAGCGGAACTGGCCGGGCGCGCCGACGGACACCGAAACGCTGGTCCGGGTGAACGCGGGAGTCCAGCTCACCGCCGGTCTGCTCTTGGCCAGCGGTCGACTCACCCGCCCGGCGGCGCTGGTCCTCGCGGGCACGTTGGTGCCGACCACCGCCGCCGGTCATCCCTTCTGGAACACCGACGACCCGGCGGCGCGCGCCCAGAACCAGATCCACTTCCTGAAGAACCTCGGGCTCTTCGGCGGTCTGCTGCTCGCCGCGGCGGACACCGAGGGCCGGCCCGGGCTGCGCTGGCGGGCGGGGCACCGGATCGGCCACTCGCGCCGGTCGGTCGAGCGCGCCGTCCGCACCGCCCGGCGGGAAGCCAAGATCGCCGTACGCTCCGCCGCCACCGCCCGGCGACTGCCGGGGTAG
- a CDS encoding GNAT family N-acetyltransferase codes for MTTLRLRPEGPADAGPVRRVIAAAFARPDVGFPGEVRLVDELRGSEAWLPELAMVAEYGGEVVGYALLTRVRVRTGTGFAPALALGPVAVAPHRQRTGHGTNVVQAALDAATELGERLVVVLGDPAYYRRFGFTRADRMGLTSPWSGLGEPWQALVLPPATSEPEPVPAGEVIFPPPWSKV; via the coding sequence GTGACCACTCTGCGGCTCCGACCCGAGGGCCCGGCCGACGCCGGACCGGTCCGGCGGGTGATCGCCGCCGCGTTCGCCCGCCCCGACGTGGGTTTCCCGGGCGAGGTCCGCCTGGTCGACGAGCTACGCGGCAGCGAGGCCTGGCTGCCGGAGTTGGCAATGGTCGCCGAGTACGGCGGTGAGGTCGTCGGGTACGCCCTGCTGACCCGGGTCCGGGTGCGTACCGGGACCGGCTTCGCGCCGGCGTTGGCCCTGGGGCCGGTGGCGGTGGCGCCGCACCGGCAACGCACCGGACACGGTACGAACGTGGTGCAGGCCGCCCTCGACGCCGCCACCGAGCTGGGCGAGCGGCTCGTGGTGGTGCTCGGTGACCCGGCCTACTACCGTCGGTTCGGCTTCACCCGGGCCGACCGGATGGGGCTGACCAGCCCGTGGTCCGGGCTGGGTGAGCCGTGGCAGGCGTTGGTGCTGCCGCCGGCCACCAGCGAACCGGAGCCGGTGCCGGCCGGCGAGGTGATCTTCCCGCCGCCCTGGTCGAAGGTCTGA
- a CDS encoding MoaD/ThiS family protein, with protein sequence MQVTVRYFAGARAAAGCREETAPAGRSLDDITAELADRHGDRLAAVLRVASFLVDGVTCHDRRTPLPAGSTIDVLPPFAGG encoded by the coding sequence GTGCAGGTGACCGTGCGGTACTTCGCCGGCGCCCGCGCCGCCGCCGGCTGCCGTGAGGAGACCGCTCCGGCCGGCCGCTCGCTCGACGACATCACCGCCGAGTTGGCCGACCGCCACGGCGACCGACTCGCCGCCGTACTGCGGGTGGCGAGTTTCCTGGTCGACGGAGTGACCTGTCATGATCGTCGGACACCACTGCCGGCCGGGTCGACGATCGACGTGCTGCCGCCCTTCGCCGGCGGCTGA
- the moaA gene encoding GTP 3',8-cyclase MoaA: MSAQSTAGLLVDRYGRVARDLRVSLTDKCNLRCTYCMPAEGLPWLAGPELLTDAEVIRLIRVAVQRLGVTEVRFTGGEPLIRPGLAGIVAATAELRPRPRLSLTTNGIGLDRLAPTLRAAGLDRVNVSLDTLDADRFHRLTRRPRLDAVLAGLAGAAAAGLTPVKINSVLLRGVNDDEAPALLRYALAHGYQLRFIEQMPLDAQHGWDRATMVTAAEILAALRAEFDLRPDPTVRGAAPAETWLVDAGPARVGVIGSVTRPFCGDCDRTRLTADGQVRACLFATEESDLRGALRAGADDDEVARRWRTAMWGKRAGHGIDDPSFLQPARPMSAIGG, translated from the coding sequence ATGAGCGCCCAGTCCACCGCCGGGCTCCTCGTCGACCGGTACGGCCGGGTCGCCCGGGACCTGCGAGTCTCGCTTACCGACAAGTGCAACCTGCGTTGTACGTACTGCATGCCGGCCGAGGGGCTGCCCTGGTTGGCCGGGCCGGAGCTGCTCACCGATGCCGAGGTGATCCGGCTGATCCGGGTCGCGGTGCAGCGGCTGGGCGTGACCGAGGTGCGGTTCACCGGCGGGGAGCCGCTGATCCGCCCCGGGCTGGCCGGCATCGTGGCCGCCACGGCGGAGCTGCGACCCCGCCCCCGGCTCTCGCTGACCACGAACGGCATCGGGCTGGACCGGTTGGCTCCCACCTTGCGAGCCGCCGGCCTGGACCGGGTGAACGTGTCGCTGGACACCCTGGACGCCGACCGGTTCCACCGGCTCACCCGGCGGCCGAGGCTCGACGCGGTGCTGGCCGGGCTGGCCGGTGCGGCGGCAGCCGGCCTGACCCCCGTGAAGATCAACTCGGTGCTGCTGCGGGGGGTCAACGACGACGAGGCACCCGCCCTGCTGCGGTACGCCCTGGCCCACGGCTACCAGTTGCGGTTCATCGAACAGATGCCGCTGGACGCCCAGCACGGCTGGGACCGGGCCACCATGGTGACCGCGGCGGAGATCCTCGCCGCGCTGCGGGCCGAGTTCGACCTGCGGCCCGATCCGACGGTACGCGGTGCGGCACCCGCTGAGACCTGGCTGGTCGACGCCGGGCCGGCCCGGGTGGGCGTGATCGGCAGCGTGACCCGTCCGTTCTGTGGTGACTGCGACCGGACCCGGCTCACCGCCGACGGTCAGGTGCGGGCCTGCCTCTTCGCCACCGAGGAGTCCGACCTGCGCGGCGCGTTGCGGGCCGGCGCGGACGACGACGAGGTGGCCCGCCGCTGGCGTACCGCGATGTGGGGCAAACGCGCCGGTCACGGCATCGACGATCCGAGCTTCCTGCAACCCGCCCGCCCGATGTCGGCGATCGGAGGCTGA
- a CDS encoding fructosamine kinase family protein, giving the protein MDLAYLRAHPTHLPTFLTHQRIRETPVAGGSICAASRLTLDDGQSLFAKTWPERAGRPVPEDFFTTEAAGLRWLREAGQVPVPEVVVALPELLALDWVASGEPTPEAAERFGRELAGLHRAGAASFGADRPGFIGALPQDNTPDPGPWPQWFAHRRLVPYLRASVANGALTPTETALVDRVIDGIDSFGGDEPPARVHGDLWPGNLLWGADGRVWLVDPAAHGGHRETDLAQLALFGGAPHGDRIMAAYREAWPLADGWRERVPLHQLHLLLVHTALFGAGYRSAVAAAARAALGGVERATVDR; this is encoded by the coding sequence ATGGACCTGGCCTATCTGCGGGCGCATCCGACCCACCTGCCGACGTTCCTGACCCACCAGCGGATCCGGGAGACCCCGGTCGCCGGCGGCTCGATCTGTGCCGCCTCCCGCCTCACCCTGGACGACGGGCAGTCGCTCTTCGCCAAGACCTGGCCGGAACGGGCGGGGCGGCCGGTGCCCGAGGACTTCTTCACCACCGAGGCGGCCGGGTTGCGGTGGCTGCGCGAGGCGGGCCAGGTCCCCGTACCCGAGGTGGTGGTGGCGCTGCCGGAGCTGTTGGCGCTCGACTGGGTGGCGTCCGGCGAGCCGACGCCGGAGGCGGCCGAACGGTTCGGCCGGGAGTTGGCCGGTCTGCACCGGGCCGGCGCGGCGTCGTTCGGCGCGGACCGACCCGGTTTCATCGGGGCGCTGCCGCAGGACAACACCCCCGATCCGGGCCCGTGGCCGCAGTGGTTCGCCCACCGCCGCCTCGTTCCATACCTGCGCGCGTCGGTCGCCAACGGCGCGCTCACGCCGACCGAGACCGCTCTGGTCGATCGGGTGATCGACGGCATCGACTCGTTCGGTGGCGACGAGCCGCCCGCCCGCGTACACGGTGACCTGTGGCCGGGCAACCTGCTCTGGGGCGCCGACGGGCGGGTCTGGTTGGTGGACCCGGCGGCACACGGCGGTCACCGGGAGACCGACCTGGCACAGCTGGCCCTCTTCGGCGGGGCACCGCACGGCGACCGGATCATGGCCGCCTACCGCGAGGCGTGGCCGCTGGCCGACGGGTGGCGGGAACGGGTGCCGCTGCACCAACTGCACCTGCTGCTGGTGCACACCGCGCTCTTCGGTGCCGGGTACCGGTCGGCGGTCGCCGCGGCGGCCCGCGCCGCGTTGGGCGGCGTCGAGCGCGCTACCGTCGACCGATGA
- a CDS encoding LppU/SCO3897 family protein → MPYSSGPADAGALDGEPPRRRRWPLIAVSATLVTLVVIGVSAVLLLRDRADQVPVADPSEQPAVVEPTALPTGSPATGGAAPESSADPRFVKVGQCVRNEGPTGGRPELLITECGTRTYEVLRRFDEATSGERDAEAKCAKVEGYTNWYFFDSELDTLDFVLCLKLR, encoded by the coding sequence ATTCCCTATTCTTCCGGTCCCGCGGACGCCGGTGCTCTGGACGGCGAGCCGCCGCGACGCCGCCGGTGGCCGTTGATCGCGGTCTCGGCCACCCTCGTGACGCTGGTGGTCATCGGGGTATCGGCGGTCCTGCTGCTGCGGGACCGGGCGGACCAGGTGCCGGTGGCCGACCCGTCGGAGCAGCCGGCGGTGGTCGAGCCCACCGCGTTGCCGACCGGAAGTCCGGCCACGGGGGGCGCGGCACCGGAGTCGTCGGCGGACCCCCGGTTCGTCAAGGTGGGGCAGTGCGTACGCAACGAGGGGCCCACCGGTGGTCGTCCCGAGTTGCTGATCACCGAGTGCGGGACGAGGACGTACGAGGTGTTGCGCCGGTTCGACGAGGCCACCAGTGGTGAGAGGGACGCCGAGGCCAAGTGCGCCAAGGTCGAGGGGTACACCAACTGGTACTTCTTCGACAGCGAGCTGGACACTCTCGACTTCGTGCTCTGCCTCAAGCTGCGCTGA